The DNA region CCACCGGCTATTCGGCGTCAACATCCTCGGCTCAGACCAGCAAGCGCTGGCGGAACGGTTCAGCGACAGCGGCCTGAAAGGCAGGCAGCGTTTCGAAGGTGCGGCCTGGACCCCTGGTGCTTCCGGCGTCCCGCTGCTGGAACATTCGCTTGCCGCGGTTGAATGCCAGGTTGAGGAGATCATCGAACGGCACTCTCACGGCATCATCGTGGGTCGCCTTTCCAGCATGGACGTATCGCACCGCCTGTCCGGCCTCACCTACTGGAACGGACGGTATGTGCAGATCGATCACGAGGCTGACCTCGATCTACTCGCCGAAGTCAGTATTCCGCTGGCTCACGTCCGCTAGGACAAGGAGAGGCACGCCATGAAGCGCGAGTTGCCGCCACAGTCGCCACCATCATCGGCCGGCGTTGCCGGCAGCCCGCCGGGCCGCTGGCAGCTCGACCGGATCGTCGCCGAGCTGCGCGTCTCCAGGGAGGAGACCCACAGCATCCGGCGCGACTGCGATCCGCGCCGCGCCCCATCGCGCGATGCGCTGGAAGCGATCCTTGACGGCCTCACCGAGGCGCTGTTCCCGCGGCACTATGGCCAATCGGATCTCGACGGAGAGAACATCGACTATTTCGTCGGCAACACCTTGAGCATCGCGCTGGATTCGCTCAACGCGCAAATCCACCGCGCCGCGCTGCTCGTCGGCGACGAACTCGAACCGGGTTTCCAGCGCCATGACGCCGTCGAACTGACGCGCGCATTCGCCGCGCAATTGCCGCAAGTGCGCGGGCTTCTTGTCAACGATCTGCGCGCGGCCTTCGTCGGCGATCCGGCGGCGCGAAACTTTCCGGAGATCCTGATCGGCTATCCCGGCATGACCGCAATCATCCACCACCGCCTTGCTCATCTCCTGTACCGGCTCGGCGCGCGGCTGGTGGCACGCCTGATGGCGGAGATCGCGCATGCCCGGACCGGCATCGATATTCATCCCGGCGCCAGCATCGGCTCGGGCTTCTTCATCGATCACGGCACCGGCGTCGTGATCGGGGAAACCGCGATCATCGGCGACAATGTCCGCATCTACCAGGCCGTTACGCTCGGCGCGCGGCATTTCCCGACCGACGACGAAGGCAGCCTGATCAAGGGCGACGCCCGTCATCCGATCGTCGCGGACGACGTGGTCATCTATGCCGGCGCCACCATCCTGGGCCGCATCACGATCGGCCGCGGCTCGACTATCGGCGGCAATGTCTGGCTGACCCGGGACGTCCCGCCGAACAGCGTGGTGACCCAGGCCACCGTGCGCAACACGCCGGGCGGCGGCAACGCTTCCGCCTAACCAGCCACCGGCGCCTTCCAGCGCATGAAGTGCCGTTCGATCGCCTCGAGAACGGCATTGCATGCCAGACCGATCACCGTGATTCCGAGAATGCCGAAATACATCTGCGGGATCAGGAAGCTGTACTGGCTGTTGATGATGAGATAGCCGAGGCCGGCCTTGGCGCCGACCATTTCGGACGCCACCAGCACCAGCATGGCCGATGCGCTGGCGAGGCGAATGCCGACGAAGATGGTCGGAAGCGCGGCCGGCAAGATCACCTTGCGGAACAGCTGCTGCGGCGTCGCGCCCATGGTCCGCGCCGACTTGATCAGCAGCGGATCGACCTGCTTCACGGCGGCAATGGTGTTCAGCAGCAATGGCCAGGCGCAGCTATAGATCACCATCGTGATCTTGGACAATTCGCCGATCCCGAGCAGCAGAATGAACACGGGCAGCAGTGCCAGCGGAGCCGTGTTGCGGCAGATCTCGATGAACTGGTTCAGGAGATCGCCGAGCCGGCTGTACCAGCCGACGACGAGCCCGAGCGGGACGATCAAGACAACCGAGATCAGAAATCCGCTCAGCGCGCGCAGCAGGCTGGCAGAGACGTCGTCGTAGAGTTCGCCGGTTTGCGCAAGCTGCCAGCCGGCCGCGATCACCTCCGAGAATGGTGGCAGGAACACAGCATCGATCAGCCCGAGCCGCGGCACCGCCTCCCAGGCGGCCAGCAGGATGATCACCAGCAACGAGCGATGCCCGAGTGTGGCCAGGCCGCGAAGCGCCCTGCGCAACCGATCGGTGAATGGCGGCCGGCGAGCCTGGAACTGCTCGCGCCGCCCGTGCCCGAGCTCCAGCAGTGCCAACACTTCGAGACTAGACATGAGCAATCTCCGCCACTTCGTGACCCGGACGACGCACACCGGCGGCGTCAGCCAACTGGCCCTGCTGGGCCCTCTGCACCTCGTCGCGGAGCAGGCTCCAGACCTCGTGCCTCACCTGACCGAACTCCGGCAGCGCGCGAACGTCTTCGGAATCGCTGCGCAAGCGCTCGGGAATATCGATGATCTCCTTGATCCGGCCCGGGCGCGACGTCATCACCGCAACCCGTTGGCCAAGCACGACAGCCTCATCGATGCCATGGGTGATGAAGACGATGGTCTTGCCGGTGGCGCGCCAGATCCGCAGCAGCTCACCCTGCAGCGTTTCCCGCGTCTGCGCATCGAGCGCGGCGAACGGCTCGTCCATCAGCAGGACTTCCGGATCGTAGGCGAGGCTTCGCGCGATCGCGACACGCTGCTTCATGCCTCCGGAGAGTTCGTGCGGATAGCGATCGGCAAAGCCGGAGAGGCCGACCAGATCGAGGAAATGCCGCGCGACCTCACGCCGCTGCCCGGCCTTGAGGCCGGCGATATCGAGCCCAAACTCGACATTCTGCGCCGCGGTCCGCCACGGAAACAGCGCGTATTGCTGGAACACGATGCCGCGATCGCGTCCCGGCCCCGTGATCGGATGGCCGTCGAGCAGAATGCGGCCGCTGGTCGGCGAGGTGAGCCCGCCCAGGAGATCAAGCAAGGTGGATTTGCCACAACCGCTCGGGCCGACCAGCGCCAGGAATTCGCCCGAGCGAACATCCAGCGTGATATCTTCCAGCGCCGTGAAGCGGCCCGCCGGCCGGCCGCCCTCGCCCCTTGTCACGAATTCCTTGCGAACCTGCTCGAACCGGATCTTGACCGAGCTCGTCATCGCGCCTCCGCCGTCTTGCCAGGACGGAAATAGTTGAACTCGTTGGTATAGGTATCGGACACCTTGAGCTGCCCCGGCTTGAACAAGCCGTCCTTGACGAGCCAGTCGATCCAGATCTGGATTTCACCGTCGGAGATCAGTCCGCCCTTCGACGCCACGCCGGTGCTCTTCCAGTATTTGATCGCGGACGCATCCTCATTGCGCTTGCGTTCCGCGACGATCTTCTCGAACCGGGCCCGCACCTCCTCCGGCGGCGTGGTCTGGGCCCATTGGATCGCGCGCGAGATGCCCTCAACCAGCTTGCGCGACGCATTGGGATTGTCCTTGATGAATTTGTCCCGCAGCACATAGGCGCCGCCGGTGAACTGGCCGAACAGATCGGTATCGTTGAACAGCGAATGGATGCCGCCCCGCTCCAGCGCCTTGTCGCGCAGCACGCCGCTGAGCGTACTCACCTCAACCTGGCCTTGGCGCAACACCTGCTCACCGGTCACCGGCGGTATCGCCACCAGCGTCACCTGCCTCGCCTCGCTGGCGCTGAGGCCATTCCGTGCCAGATATTCGCGGAGCACGAATTCGAGATGGGCGCCCAGCGTATTGACGGCAACCTTCTTGCCGATCAGGTCGCGCGCCGTCCTGATCGGACTGTCGTCCTTGACGAAGTAGCCCTGATAGGTGTTGGCGTCGGAGCCGTAATAGCCGATCACCGCCTTGATCGGCGCCTTCGCAGCGATCAGCTTGAGAATTGCGCCATAGAACGCACCGCCGATGTCGGTATCGCCGGTGACGACAGTCTGGATGTCCTGCGGCCCGCTGATCGTGTTGCCGACCCATTTGAGCTTCAGCGGCGCGAGATAGCCGAGGTCTTCGGCAAGCTCAGTGAACGTCACCTGGCCGGCCCAGCCCTGGTAGCGAATCTCGGTCTTTTCGAGCGGCGGCTCGGCAAAGGCCGGAGCCGCCAGCCCGAGCGCCACGGTGCCGGCCAGCATGAGGCGCGCGGCCGCGCGTGCGGCGAAACGCCGGGCGCGC from Bradyrhizobium sp. B124 includes:
- a CDS encoding flavin reductase family protein, whose product is MSKPDIHLVDADHEIELQFRLVMRRLAGGVCVITAGRGDDITGMTVTSLTALSASPPRLLVSINRQASSFEPIARHRLFGVNILGSDQQALAERFSDSGLKGRQRFEGAAWTPGASGVPLLEHSLAAVECQVEEIIERHSHGIIVGRLSSMDVSHRLSGLTYWNGRYVQIDHEADLDLLAEVSIPLAHVR
- the epsC gene encoding serine O-acetyltransferase EpsC, with the protein product MKRELPPQSPPSSAGVAGSPPGRWQLDRIVAELRVSREETHSIRRDCDPRRAPSRDALEAILDGLTEALFPRHYGQSDLDGENIDYFVGNTLSIALDSLNAQIHRAALLVGDELEPGFQRHDAVELTRAFAAQLPQVRGLLVNDLRAAFVGDPAARNFPEILIGYPGMTAIIHHRLAHLLYRLGARLVARLMAEIAHARTGIDIHPGASIGSGFFIDHGTGVVIGETAIIGDNVRIYQAVTLGARHFPTDDEGSLIKGDARHPIVADDVVIYAGATILGRITIGRGSTIGGNVWLTRDVPPNSVVTQATVRNTPGGGNASA
- a CDS encoding ABC transporter permease is translated as MSSLEVLALLELGHGRREQFQARRPPFTDRLRRALRGLATLGHRSLLVIILLAAWEAVPRLGLIDAVFLPPFSEVIAAGWQLAQTGELYDDVSASLLRALSGFLISVVLIVPLGLVVGWYSRLGDLLNQFIEICRNTAPLALLPVFILLLGIGELSKITMVIYSCAWPLLLNTIAAVKQVDPLLIKSARTMGATPQQLFRKVILPAALPTIFVGIRLASASAMLVLVASEMVGAKAGLGYLIINSQYSFLIPQMYFGILGITVIGLACNAVLEAIERHFMRWKAPVAG
- a CDS encoding ABC transporter ATP-binding protein, giving the protein MTSSVKIRFEQVRKEFVTRGEGGRPAGRFTALEDITLDVRSGEFLALVGPSGCGKSTLLDLLGGLTSPTSGRILLDGHPITGPGRDRGIVFQQYALFPWRTAAQNVEFGLDIAGLKAGQRREVARHFLDLVGLSGFADRYPHELSGGMKQRVAIARSLAYDPEVLLMDEPFAALDAQTRETLQGELLRIWRATGKTIVFITHGIDEAVVLGQRVAVMTSRPGRIKEIIDIPERLRSDSEDVRALPEFGQVRHEVWSLLRDEVQRAQQGQLADAAGVRRPGHEVAEIAHV
- a CDS encoding ABC transporter substrate-binding protein, whose product is MNALIRILRARRFAARAAARLMLAGTVALGLAAPAFAEPPLEKTEIRYQGWAGQVTFTELAEDLGYLAPLKLKWVGNTISGPQDIQTVVTGDTDIGGAFYGAILKLIAAKAPIKAVIGYYGSDANTYQGYFVKDDSPIRTARDLIGKKVAVNTLGAHLEFVLREYLARNGLSASEARQVTLVAIPPVTGEQVLRQGQVEVSTLSGVLRDKALERGGIHSLFNDTDLFGQFTGGAYVLRDKFIKDNPNASRKLVEGISRAIQWAQTTPPEEVRARFEKIVAERKRNEDASAIKYWKSTGVASKGGLISDGEIQIWIDWLVKDGLFKPGQLKVSDTYTNEFNYFRPGKTAEAR